Proteins encoded in a region of the Streptomyces akebiae genome:
- a CDS encoding geranyl diphosphate 2-C-methyltransferase — protein MTTETTTTNSAAPTTATARIPAPATPYQEDIARYWNDEARPVNLRLGDVDGLYHHHYGIGAVDHAALGDPAHSEYEKKLITELHRLESAQAEFLLDHLGPVGPGDTLVDAGCGRGGSMIMAHQRFGSKVEGVTLSASQADFGNRRARELRVEDHVRSRVCNMLDTPFDKGGIAASWNNESTMYVDLHDLFAEHSRFLKVGGRYVTITGCWNPRYGQPSKWVSQINAHFECNIHSRREYLRAMADNRLVPHAVVDLTPQTLPYWELRATSSLVTGIEEAFIESYRDGSFQYVLIAADRV, from the coding sequence ATGACCACGGAAACGACCACCACGAACTCCGCCGCCCCCACCACCGCCACCGCGAGGATCCCGGCCCCGGCGACGCCGTACCAGGAGGACATCGCCCGCTACTGGAACGACGAGGCACGCCCCGTCAACCTGCGCCTCGGCGACGTGGACGGCCTTTACCACCATCACTACGGCATCGGCGCCGTGGACCACGCCGCGCTCGGCGACCCGGCACACAGCGAGTACGAGAAGAAGCTCATCACGGAGTTGCACCGGCTGGAGTCGGCGCAGGCGGAGTTCCTTCTGGACCACCTCGGTCCCGTCGGCCCCGGCGACACCCTCGTCGACGCCGGCTGCGGGCGCGGCGGGTCCATGATCATGGCCCACCAGCGCTTCGGCTCCAAGGTCGAGGGCGTCACCCTGTCCGCCTCCCAGGCCGACTTCGGCAACCGGCGCGCGCGCGAACTGCGCGTCGAGGACCACGTCCGCTCCCGCGTGTGCAACATGCTCGACACGCCCTTCGACAAGGGCGGCATCGCGGCCTCGTGGAACAACGAGTCGACCATGTACGTCGACCTCCACGACCTGTTCGCCGAGCACTCCCGCTTCCTGAAGGTCGGCGGCCGGTACGTGACCATCACCGGCTGCTGGAACCCCCGTTACGGCCAGCCGTCGAAGTGGGTCTCCCAGATCAACGCCCACTTCGAGTGCAACATCCACTCCCGCCGCGAGTACCTGCGTGCCATGGCGGACAACCGCCTGGTGCCGCACGCCGTCGTCGACCTCACCCCGCAGACGCTGCCCTACTGGGAGCTGCGGGCCACGTCCTCGCTGGTCACCGGGATCGAGGAGGCGTTCATCGAGTCCTACCGGGACGGCTCCTTCCAGTACGTGCTGATCGCGGCCGACCGCGTATGA
- a CDS encoding histidinol-phosphate transaminase, with translation MVRVRASLSQLPAYVPGRKLPGAVVLASNESPYGLLPGVADVLAEAAGGVSRYPDLHAASLVEALAAHHGVEPDRIAVGAGSSEVCGQLLHTVVGPGDEVVFGWRSFEAYPILTAVAGGTAVRVPLRDHALDLDAMAAAITARTRLVFVCNPNNPTSTAVGARALTAFADRVPRDVLIVVDEAYREYADPALVPDGLALLGDRPNVAVLRTFSKAYGLAGLRVGYCVAPPGIAAHVRRTQVPFSVSALAQRAAAVALGEGAEVARRAALTVAERDRVTRRLRELGHDVPDSQSNFVWLPLGEDSVDFAGHCADGKVVVRPFPGEGVRVTIGLPEENDTLLALAASRRG, from the coding sequence ATGGTGCGTGTCCGTGCGTCCCTGTCCCAGTTGCCCGCCTATGTCCCGGGCCGCAAGCTGCCCGGCGCCGTCGTGCTGGCCAGCAACGAGTCCCCGTACGGGTTGCTGCCGGGGGTGGCCGACGTCCTCGCGGAGGCCGCCGGCGGCGTCTCGCGGTATCCCGATCTGCACGCCGCCTCGCTGGTCGAGGCCCTGGCGGCGCACCACGGCGTCGAGCCCGACCGGATCGCGGTGGGCGCGGGTTCCTCCGAGGTGTGCGGGCAGCTGCTCCACACCGTCGTCGGACCCGGTGACGAGGTCGTCTTCGGCTGGCGTTCGTTCGAGGCGTACCCGATCCTCACCGCCGTGGCAGGCGGTACGGCGGTGCGGGTTCCGCTGCGCGACCACGCCCTCGACCTCGATGCCATGGCCGCGGCGATCACCGCCCGGACCCGGCTGGTCTTCGTGTGCAACCCCAACAACCCGACCTCCACGGCGGTCGGCGCGCGAGCGCTGACCGCGTTCGCCGACCGGGTGCCGCGGGACGTGCTGATCGTCGTCGACGAGGCCTACCGGGAGTACGCCGATCCGGCCCTGGTCCCCGACGGCCTCGCCCTCCTCGGCGACCGGCCGAACGTCGCGGTGCTGCGGACCTTCTCGAAGGCGTACGGACTGGCCGGGCTGCGCGTCGGCTACTGCGTCGCGCCGCCCGGGATCGCGGCACATGTGCGCCGGACGCAGGTGCCGTTCAGTGTCAGCGCCCTCGCCCAGCGGGCCGCCGCGGTCGCCCTCGGCGAGGGTGCGGAGGTCGCTCGGCGGGCCGCCCTCACGGTCGCCGAACGCGACCGTGTCACCAGGCGGTTGCGGGAGCTGGGCCACGACGTGCCCGACTCCCAGTCCAACTTCGTCTGGCTGCCGCTCGGCGAGGACAGCGTGGACTTCGCCGGGCACTGCGCCGACGGGAAGGTCGTGGTCCGCCCGTTCCCCGGCGAGGGCGTCCGGGTGACGATCGGGCTGCCGGAGGAGAACGACACCCTCCTCGCGCTCGCGGCGAGCCGGCGAGGCTGA
- a CDS encoding aldehyde dehydrogenase family protein — protein MRPGPYERHRELLRSVVRAIAAGECRRPFTEATGQDAADAGMRSTRTAGKVFRSLLGRPFELGQPGELGRVHTESSPYGLVLAIDYPRCDPGELVAAAGRGAAGWRAAGPYRRAGVAVEILRRLNTRSHELALAVHHTTGQPLQGALRAAGPRAQDRALEAVAQALAESERVPAELRWKSVDRGGRPLQGTCALVPRGVSLLIGCPDFPLWNGYPGLFASLVTGNPVVVAPHPRSVLPLAITVRVARQVLAEAGHSPDLVTLAVAEPERQVHRRLATDPAVRIVDYTGSARFADWLEQHARQATVFASRTGLNTVVVDSTDDYRGLVRGLALASCRCNGTVRTTPQNILVPERGFGTDEGHKTLRDLGADLGDAVDRLLGHPARTARVLGAIVGDEVRGALTDAARYGPVLHASGPVPHPDHPRADLRSPLLVRLRAADERVYTREWPGPVSFLVGTESTPHSLALLRRTVARHGALYASVHSTDPLVLAAAETAALDAGVHLVENLDDLPADPSSALAELPGCGTHFVTGRFRVVRSRRHAPPAEAPDPAPARPGVAAELVDV, from the coding sequence ATGCGCCCCGGTCCCTACGAACGGCACCGCGAACTGCTGCGGAGTGTCGTTCGCGCGATCGCCGCCGGTGAGTGCCGTCGCCCCTTCACCGAGGCGACCGGCCAGGACGCGGCCGACGCGGGCATGAGGTCGACCCGCACCGCGGGAAAGGTGTTCCGCTCGCTGCTGGGGCGGCCGTTCGAGCTGGGGCAGCCCGGTGAACTCGGCCGTGTGCATACGGAGTCGTCGCCGTACGGCCTCGTGCTGGCCATCGACTACCCGCGCTGCGATCCCGGGGAACTGGTCGCGGCGGCCGGGCGCGGTGCGGCCGGCTGGCGGGCCGCCGGACCGTACCGGCGCGCCGGTGTCGCCGTGGAGATCCTGCGTCGGCTCAACACCCGCAGCCACGAACTGGCCCTCGCGGTGCACCACACCACCGGACAGCCCCTCCAGGGAGCCCTGCGGGCCGCCGGGCCACGCGCCCAGGACCGCGCCCTGGAGGCGGTGGCACAGGCCCTCGCCGAGTCGGAACGCGTCCCGGCCGAGCTGCGCTGGAAGAGCGTCGACCGGGGCGGGCGACCGCTGCAGGGCACCTGCGCCCTGGTGCCCCGGGGGGTGTCGCTGCTCATCGGCTGCCCGGACTTCCCGCTCTGGAACGGGTATCCGGGCCTGTTCGCCAGCCTGGTGACCGGCAACCCGGTCGTCGTCGCTCCGCACCCGCGCTCGGTGCTGCCCCTGGCGATCACGGTGCGCGTCGCCCGGCAGGTGCTGGCGGAGGCCGGCCACTCCCCCGACCTCGTGACCCTGGCGGTGGCGGAACCGGAGCGGCAGGTGCACCGGCGGCTGGCCACGGACCCGGCGGTGCGCATCGTGGACTACACGGGCTCCGCGCGTTTCGCCGACTGGCTGGAGCAACACGCCCGCCAGGCCACCGTGTTCGCCAGCCGGACCGGACTGAACACCGTGGTCGTGGACTCGACCGACGACTACCGGGGCCTGGTTCGGGGGCTCGCCCTCGCCTCGTGCCGGTGCAACGGGACGGTGCGCACCACGCCGCAGAACATCCTGGTTCCCGAGCGGGGCTTCGGCACCGACGAGGGGCACAAGACGCTGCGGGACCTCGGGGCCGACCTCGGCGACGCCGTGGACCGGCTGCTCGGGCATCCCGCCCGCACGGCGAGAGTGTTGGGCGCGATCGTCGGCGACGAGGTGCGCGGCGCCCTGACCGACGCCGCACGGTACGGCCCGGTCCTGCACGCCTCCGGCCCCGTACCCCATCCCGACCACCCCCGCGCCGATCTGCGCAGCCCGCTGCTGGTGCGGCTGCGCGCCGCCGACGAACGCGTCTACACGCGCGAGTGGCCAGGCCCCGTCTCCTTCCTGGTGGGCACCGAGTCGACCCCGCACAGCCTCGCTCTCCTGCGCCGTACCGTGGCGCGGCACGGCGCGCTGTACGCCTCGGTGCACTCCACCGACCCGCTGGTGCTGGCGGCGGCCGAGACGGCCGCGCTGGACGCCGGGGTGCATCTGGTGGAGAACCTCGACGATCTGCCCGCCGACCCGTCCTCGGCCCTCGCCGAACTGCCCGGCTGCGGGACCCACTTCGTCACCGGTCGGTTCCGCGTGGTGCGCTCCCGGCGGCACGCGCCGCCGGCGGAGGCTCCGGACCCGGCACCGGCCCGGCCGGGGGTCGCCGCGGAGCTGGTCGACGTATGA
- a CDS encoding Lrp/AsnC family transcriptional regulator, translating into MSEEIPLPGAVAGRTAVPLDEIDRQILSRLLDDGRISVRALAEQVHISRANAYTRIGRLVAEDVITGFTAQLNAQRAGLGTSAYVTMSIEQNAWRDISHELREIPYVEHVALVTGDFDVLVLVRAPDNLVLRQVVLEKIQGIPGVRSTRTWLVFDEVRGRGATWTA; encoded by the coding sequence GTGTCCGAGGAAATCCCTCTGCCGGGGGCGGTGGCCGGACGAACTGCCGTCCCGCTCGACGAGATCGACCGGCAGATCCTGAGCCGGCTCCTCGACGACGGCCGGATCTCGGTCCGCGCTCTCGCCGAGCAGGTGCACATCTCCCGGGCCAACGCCTACACCCGCATCGGCCGGCTCGTGGCCGAGGACGTCATCACGGGGTTCACCGCGCAGCTCAACGCACAGCGGGCGGGCCTGGGCACGAGCGCGTACGTGACGATGAGCATCGAGCAGAACGCCTGGCGGGACATCTCGCACGAGCTGCGCGAGATCCCGTACGTGGAGCACGTCGCCCTCGTCACCGGAGACTTCGACGTCCTGGTGCTCGTGCGCGCCCCGGACAACCTCGTGCTGCGCCAGGTCGTGCTGGAGAAGATCCAGGGGATCCCCGGGGTGCGCTCCACCCGCACCTGGCTGGTCTTCGACGAGGTGCGGGGGCGCGGCGCCACCTGGACGGCCTGA
- the pdhA gene encoding pyruvate dehydrogenase (acetyl-transferring) E1 component subunit alpha, with amino-acid sequence MSVKSLRQTVQGLLPSLTPVRFVAEDGTPVARPSADYAEPPVGALLEAWRRMVLGRRFDTQATALTKQGRLAVYPSSRGQEACQIGAVLALRPDDWLFPTYRDSVALVTRDIDPVEVLTLLRGDWHCGYDPAATRVAPQCTPLATQVLHATGMAESLRRKGEDGVAMALVGDGATSEGDFHEALNFAAVFRAPVVFFVQNNKYAISVPLARQTAAPALAYKGIGHGVRSEQVDGNDLVAVLAVLTAAVEHARAGNGPVLVEAHTYRMDAHTNADDATRYREDDEVERWREADPVDRLETYLRSRGALTDEDVAALREEAEELAARVRAGLNADSVLDPLELFDHVYADPTPQLREQRAQLAAELAETTQAQED; translated from the coding sequence ATGTCCGTGAAGAGCCTCCGCCAGACGGTCCAGGGCCTCCTGCCGTCCCTGACGCCGGTGCGGTTCGTGGCCGAGGACGGCACACCGGTCGCCAGGCCGTCGGCCGACTACGCCGAGCCTCCCGTCGGGGCCCTGCTCGAAGCCTGGCGGCGGATGGTCCTGGGCCGCCGGTTCGACACCCAGGCGACCGCCCTCACCAAGCAGGGCCGCCTCGCCGTCTACCCGTCCAGCCGGGGCCAGGAGGCCTGCCAGATCGGCGCCGTGCTCGCGCTGCGCCCCGACGACTGGCTGTTCCCGACCTACCGCGACTCCGTCGCCCTGGTGACCCGCGACATCGACCCCGTCGAGGTGCTCACGCTGCTGCGCGGCGACTGGCACTGCGGCTACGACCCGGCCGCCACCCGGGTCGCCCCCCAGTGCACCCCGCTGGCCACCCAGGTGCTGCACGCGACCGGCATGGCCGAGTCCCTGCGCCGCAAGGGCGAGGACGGCGTGGCGATGGCCCTCGTAGGGGACGGGGCGACGAGCGAGGGCGACTTCCACGAGGCGCTGAACTTCGCGGCCGTGTTCCGCGCGCCGGTCGTCTTCTTCGTGCAGAACAACAAGTACGCGATCTCCGTCCCGCTGGCACGGCAGACCGCGGCGCCGGCCCTCGCCTACAAGGGCATCGGCCACGGGGTGCGCTCCGAGCAGGTCGACGGCAACGACCTGGTCGCGGTGCTGGCGGTGCTGACCGCGGCCGTCGAGCACGCCCGCGCCGGGAACGGACCGGTCCTGGTCGAGGCGCACACGTACCGCATGGACGCGCACACCAACGCCGACGACGCCACCCGCTACCGGGAGGACGACGAGGTCGAGCGGTGGCGCGAAGCCGACCCGGTCGACCGGCTGGAGACGTATCTGCGCTCGCGCGGCGCGCTCACCGACGAGGACGTGGCGGCGCTGCGGGAGGAGGCGGAGGAGCTGGCGGCGCGGGTGCGCGCCGGCCTGAACGCCGACTCCGTGCTCGACCCGCTGGAGCTGTTCGACCACGTCTACGCCGATCCGACCCCCCAACTGCGCGAGCAGCGTGCCCAGTTGGCCGCCGAGCTCGCTGAAACCACCCAGGCCCAGGAGGACTGA
- a CDS encoding alpha-ketoacid dehydrogenase subunit beta — MAKVTMAQALNTALRDALRENERVLVFGEDVGPLGGVFRITDGLTRDFGEERCFDTPLAEAGIVGLAVGMAMGGFRPVVEMQFDAFAYPAFEQIASHVAKLRNRTRGRINLPMVIRVPYAGGIGGVEHHCDSSEAYYAHTPGLKVVTPATAEDAYWLLRDAVADPDPVVFLEPKKLYWSREDADLETRGALPFGRAAIRRAGRDATVVAYGPSVPVALAAAEAAAADGIELEVVDLRTLVPFDDETVTESVRRTGRCLVVQEAQGFAGVGAEIAARVQERCFHSLAAPVLRVAGFDIPYPPPKLEHAHLPGVDRILDAVDRLQFSDEPDTRHLLKGAVA, encoded by the coding sequence ATGGCCAAGGTCACGATGGCGCAGGCGCTCAACACCGCCCTGCGCGACGCGCTGCGCGAGAACGAACGGGTCCTCGTCTTCGGCGAGGACGTCGGTCCGCTCGGTGGGGTGTTCCGCATCACCGACGGGCTGACCCGCGACTTCGGCGAAGAGCGTTGCTTCGACACCCCGCTCGCGGAGGCCGGCATCGTCGGGCTCGCGGTCGGCATGGCGATGGGCGGGTTCCGGCCCGTGGTGGAGATGCAGTTCGACGCCTTCGCCTACCCGGCGTTCGAGCAGATCGCCTCGCACGTCGCCAAGCTGCGCAACCGCACCCGCGGCCGGATCAACCTGCCGATGGTGATCCGTGTCCCCTACGCCGGCGGCATCGGCGGCGTGGAGCACCACTGCGACTCCAGCGAGGCCTACTACGCCCACACGCCCGGCCTGAAGGTCGTCACCCCGGCCACGGCCGAGGACGCGTACTGGCTGCTGCGGGACGCGGTGGCCGATCCCGACCCGGTGGTGTTCCTGGAGCCGAAGAAGCTGTACTGGTCGCGCGAGGACGCCGACCTGGAGACCCGCGGGGCGCTGCCGTTCGGGCGGGCGGCGATCCGGCGGGCGGGACGGGACGCCACCGTCGTCGCCTACGGCCCCTCGGTCCCGGTGGCGCTGGCCGCCGCCGAGGCGGCCGCCGCCGACGGGATCGAGCTGGAGGTCGTGGACCTGCGCACGCTGGTGCCCTTCGACGACGAGACCGTCACGGAGTCGGTCCGCAGGACCGGTCGCTGCCTGGTCGTGCAGGAGGCCCAGGGCTTCGCCGGGGTCGGCGCGGAGATCGCCGCCCGGGTGCAGGAGCGCTGCTTCCACTCGCTCGCCGCTCCCGTCCTGCGGGTGGCCGGTTTCGACATCCCGTATCCGCCGCCGAAGCTGGAGCACGCGCACCTGCCCGGCGTCGACCGGATCCTCGACGCCGTCGACCGCCTTCAGTTCTCCGACGAACCCGACACGCGGCACCTGCTGAAGGGAGCGGTCGCATGA